Below is a genomic region from Candidatus Schneideria nysicola.
CAATATCTTCTCCCTCCATTACATTGATTTCTCTTGAAGAATGGACTTTGACTAGAGTGAGTGGTAAAGATGCTGTAACATACTTACACGGACAATTTACTAGTGATGTCAAAAAATTAGAAAGGAACCGGTATCAATTTACTGCCCATTGTAATGCAATGGGGAAAATGCATGCATGCATGTATCTTTTTTATCATCATAGTGGGGACTTAGCTTTTATTGAGAGAAGTAGTATTCAAGACATTCAGTTATCCGAATTAAGAAAATATGCCATTTTTTCTCAAGTTAGTATTAATTCTGATAATGACTCTCTTCTATTAGGAGTGACAGGTGAAGGGGCCAGAACAATTTTACTTAAATTTTTTCCATCTCTTCCAAATGCCACTTATAATGTTTTACATTATTATGCTACTGTAGGAGATAGTACTATTTTGTATTTTTATTCTCCTATAGAGCGTTTTTTATTGATTATAGATCCTCCAATATTGGAGGAAATTATAAAATATTTTCCAGATCAGGTAGAATATCATACCA
It encodes:
- the ygfZ gene encoding tRNA-modifying protein YgfZ; translated protein: MTTTISSPSITLISLEEWTLTRVSGKDAVTYLHGQFTSDVKKLERNRYQFTAHCNAMGKMHACMYLFYHHSGDLAFIERSSIQDIQLSELRKYAIFSQVSINSDNDSLLLGVTGEGARTILLKFFPSLPNATYNVLHYYATVGDSTILYFYSPIERFLLIIDPPILEEIIKYFPDQVEYHTSQQWLALDIEAGYPIIDKKTSNRFLPQSANMQELGGISFNKGCYSGQEIIARNKYRGRNKFALYSLEGRTHFLPSAGDSLESEIDMNQWCDIGTVLASCHLREGIVLIQAILKRELIVNNYLRLKNKNILFHIRPLPYPLLISN